One cyanobiont of Ornithocercus magnificus DNA segment encodes these proteins:
- a CDS encoding mannose-1-phosphate guanylyltransferase/mannose-6-phosphate isomerase — MAATLLIPVILCGGTGTRLWPLSRASYPKQYWPLGDCGEKTLLQQAQERLSGLKNLGAPLLVCNEDHRFIVAEQMRQIGVQPSAILLEPVGRNTAPAVAIAALQATSQGSDPLLLVLAADHVIHNVEHFQEVIEAGRSTAEAGQLIVFGIVPTTAETGYGYIEAAEAIDRENLRPVPVTRFVEKPDQETAEKFLTSDRFMWNSGMFLFQASVMLAELERLTPEVLNCCRAALEQDTADLDFLRLEKTAFVKCPSVAIDIAIVEKTTLGMVLPLDAGWSDVGSWSSLWNTTDRDVNGNVLRGHVIAESSRNCYLRSEHRLVVGLGVEDLVVVETDDAVLITKRSEAQNVKAIVKRLEADGSPEGKAHRKIYRPWGYCTGIVQGNRWQVKCISVKPGASLSLQMHHHRSEHWIVVKGTALVERDGKQEMLGENQGTYIPLGCKHRLTNPGRIPVELIEVQSGAYLGEDDIVRFEDHYGRQT; from the coding sequence ATGGCCGCCACCCTACTGATTCCAGTGATTCTTTGTGGCGGTACTGGTACACGTCTATGGCCACTCTCACGTGCTAGCTACCCTAAACAGTACTGGCCACTAGGCGATTGTGGTGAGAAGACACTGCTACAGCAAGCACAGGAACGACTTAGTGGCCTTAAGAACCTTGGCGCGCCGTTGTTGGTCTGCAACGAAGACCACCGTTTCATTGTTGCTGAGCAGATGCGGCAGATTGGGGTGCAACCTAGCGCAATTTTGCTTGAACCGGTCGGCCGTAATACAGCGCCGGCAGTGGCTATCGCTGCGTTGCAGGCTACTTCACAAGGAAGTGATCCGCTACTGCTAGTTCTGGCAGCTGACCATGTAATTCACAATGTTGAACATTTCCAGGAAGTCATCGAAGCCGGACGCAGCACTGCTGAAGCCGGACAACTAATTGTCTTTGGAATTGTGCCAACAACTGCAGAAACTGGCTATGGTTACATTGAGGCTGCTGAAGCGATTGACAGAGAAAACCTAAGGCCGGTGCCAGTCACTCGCTTTGTGGAGAAGCCGGACCAAGAAACCGCTGAAAAGTTTCTTACAAGCGATCGCTTTATGTGGAATAGCGGCATGTTTTTATTCCAGGCAAGCGTAATGCTGGCAGAGTTAGAGCGGCTGACACCAGAGGTGCTCAATTGTTGCCGAGCTGCTTTAGAGCAAGACACAGCTGACCTTGATTTTTTACGGTTAGAGAAAACGGCCTTCGTTAAATGTCCGAGTGTGGCAATTGATATAGCAATAGTAGAGAAAACTACCTTAGGGATGGTCTTACCTCTTGATGCAGGCTGGAGTGATGTAGGTAGCTGGAGCTCCCTTTGGAATACAACTGATAGAGATGTAAATGGTAATGTGCTGCGTGGTCATGTGATTGCTGAAAGTAGTCGCAATTGCTATCTGCGTAGCGAGCATAGGCTAGTAGTAGGACTAGGCGTAGAAGACTTAGTAGTGGTAGAGACCGATGATGCCGTGCTTATCACCAAACGTAGTGAGGCACAGAACGTAAAAGCTATTGTGAAGCGACTAGAGGCTGACGGTAGTCCTGAAGGCAAGGCCCACCGCAAGATTTATAGGCCATGGGGTTATTGCACAGGCATAGTGCAGGGTAACCGCTGGCAGGTGAAGTGCATCTCCGTAAAGCCTGGTGCTAGTTTATCTCTACAGATGCACCACCACCGTTCTGAGCACTGGATTGTGGTAAAGGGTACAGCGTTAGTAGAACGTGATGGTAAACAGGAGATGCTTGGGGAAAATCAGGGGACCTATATACCTCTGGGATGCAAACACCGATTAACTAATCCAGGCCGTATCCCAGTAGAGCTAATTGAGGTACAAAGTGGTGCTTATTTAGGAGAAGATGACATTGTGCGCTTTGAGGACCACTATGGAAGACAAACCTGA
- a CDS encoding glutamine--fructose-6-phosphate transaminase (isomerizing): MCGIIAVIGSREAAPVLLEGLHHLQYRGYDSAGLAVVSGKRLTCHKAAGKLVNLVSQVESHGAEGCCGIGHTRWATHGRPEKRNAHPHLDEARVVAVVQNGIIENYRALSEALESDGVILQSDTDTEVIPHLIAAELATRLAKGQSTSGLLLLQAVQSVLPHLQGTYALAVLWRDTPDALVVARRTTPLLIGLGEGEFLCASDTPALARFTRTVLPLEDGESALLTPLGIELYNVHGIRQTRSPSLLNNSNYVADKQQFRHFMLKEIHEQPETAELWVARHLPEGLTASMPVALPFDEAFYSGIDQVQILACGTSRHAALVGAYLLEQFAGLPTTAHYASEFRYAPPPLVPHTLTIGVTQSGETADTLAALAMEAKRRRDHCDPAYAPRQLGITNRIESSLARQLPHILDIGAGIELGVAATKTFLGELLAFYSLAMVFAARRGSRNTAEMTALISELRALPDHLRKLINSHNRMSESLAHRFIETRDVIFLGRGINYPIALEGALKLKEISYIHAEAYPAGEMKHGPIALLDARVPVIAVAMPGIVFEKVLSNAQEAKARNAQLIGVAPEGPDMKMFDALLPVPKVSEWISPLLTLVPMQLLSYHIAALRGLDVDQPRNLAKSVTVE, translated from the coding sequence ATGTGCGGAATCATTGCGGTGATCGGCTCACGGGAGGCGGCCCCAGTTCTGCTTGAGGGTTTGCACCATTTGCAATACCGCGGTTACGATTCCGCTGGCTTAGCTGTGGTTTCTGGAAAACGCTTGACTTGTCATAAGGCCGCAGGCAAGTTAGTGAACCTGGTGAGCCAAGTAGAGAGCCATGGTGCTGAGGGTTGCTGTGGTATCGGCCACACCCGATGGGCTACCCATGGCAGGCCTGAGAAACGTAATGCGCATCCTCATCTCGATGAGGCAAGGGTTGTAGCAGTTGTGCAAAACGGCATTATCGAAAACTACAGGGCATTGAGTGAAGCACTGGAAAGCGATGGTGTAATCTTACAGTCGGATACAGATACTGAGGTAATTCCGCACCTGATCGCAGCCGAGCTGGCCACGCGACTTGCTAAAGGGCAATCAACAAGTGGTTTACTGCTACTCCAGGCAGTGCAATCAGTGTTGCCGCATCTTCAGGGTACATATGCCCTCGCTGTGCTTTGGCGTGATACTCCAGATGCATTGGTGGTGGCACGGCGAACAACGCCATTGTTGATCGGCCTAGGCGAAGGAGAATTTCTCTGTGCTAGCGATACTCCTGCGCTAGCAAGATTTACTAGGACAGTTCTGCCGTTGGAGGACGGGGAATCAGCACTGCTAACTCCTCTTGGTATTGAGCTTTACAATGTGCACGGGATACGACAAACTCGTAGCCCTTCCCTCCTTAACAATAGCAACTACGTAGCAGATAAACAACAGTTCCGCCACTTCATGCTGAAGGAGATTCATGAACAGCCGGAGACTGCTGAACTTTGGGTTGCCCGCCACCTACCTGAGGGTTTAACAGCAAGTATGCCAGTTGCGTTGCCCTTCGATGAAGCTTTTTACAGTGGTATCGACCAGGTACAGATCCTGGCCTGTGGCACCAGCCGTCATGCAGCATTGGTGGGTGCGTACTTACTCGAGCAGTTTGCTGGACTACCTACTACTGCTCATTATGCCAGTGAGTTTCGTTATGCTCCACCGCCGCTAGTCCCACATACGCTTACAATTGGCGTAACTCAATCAGGTGAAACTGCTGACACGCTGGCAGCTCTAGCAATGGAAGCAAAACGCCGTCGTGATCATTGTGATCCTGCCTACGCTCCACGGCAACTTGGCATTACTAACCGAATTGAGAGTTCACTAGCGCGGCAGTTACCCCATATTCTTGACATTGGTGCTGGCATTGAGTTGGGTGTTGCAGCCACTAAAACTTTTTTAGGTGAGCTGCTGGCATTCTATAGTCTTGCTATGGTTTTCGCTGCTCGTCGCGGCAGTCGCAACACCGCTGAGATGACGGCCTTAATCAGCGAGCTAAGAGCGCTCCCAGACCATCTACGTAAGCTAATTAATAGTCATAATCGTATGTCTGAGTCGCTAGCTCATCGCTTTATAGAAACTCGAGATGTGATTTTCTTAGGACGAGGCATTAACTACCCTATTGCTCTTGAGGGAGCTCTCAAACTAAAGGAGATTAGCTATATCCATGCTGAGGCCTATCCTGCTGGTGAGATGAAGCACGGTCCAATTGCATTACTTGACGCACGCGTGCCAGTAATTGCTGTTGCAATGCCAGGAATTGTCTTTGAGAAAGTTCTCTCCAATGCACAGGAGGCAAAAGCCAGAAATGCTCAACTGATTGGCGTAGCACCAGAGGGACCAGATATGAAGATGTTTGATGCGCTCCTACCGGTACCAAAAGTGAGCGAATGGATTAGCCCATTGCTGACATTAGTGCCAATGCAGCTGCTAAGTTATCATATTGCAGCTCTTCGTGGTCTCGATGTAGATCAACCACGCAATCTTGCTAAGAGTGTTACTGTGGAATGA
- a CDS encoding photosystem I iron-sulfur center protein PsaC → MSHAVKIYDTCIGCTQCVRACPLDVLEMVPWDGCKAGQIASSPRTEDCVGCKRCETACPTDFLSIRVYLGDETTRSMGLAY, encoded by the coding sequence ATGTCCCACGCTGTCAAGATCTACGACACCTGCATCGGCTGTACCCAGTGTGTCAGAGCCTGCCCACTAGATGTTCTCGAAATGGTTCCCTGGGATGGTTGTAAGGCTGGTCAGATCGCCTCTTCACCTCGTACTGAGGACTGCGTTGGCTGCAAACGCTGTGAGACTGCTTGCCCTACTGACTTTCTCAGTATCCGTGTGTATTTGGGGGATGAGACTACCCGCAGCATGGGGCTCGCGTACTGA
- a CDS encoding acyl carrier protein → MSQEDILERVSQIVTQQLSTEALDVKPESNFTNDLGADSLDTVELVMALEEEFEIEIPDEAAEKIATVGDAVDYIKKAKG, encoded by the coding sequence ATGTCCCAGGAAGACATCCTCGAAAGAGTCAGTCAGATTGTGACGCAGCAGCTCAGTACTGAGGCACTAGACGTGAAGCCCGAATCGAATTTTACGAACGATCTGGGTGCAGATTCTCTTGACACCGTGGAACTCGTGATGGCCCTCGAGGAGGAATTTGAAATTGAGATCCCTGATGAAGCCGCCGAAAAAATCGCTACCGTCGGCGACGCCGTCGACTACATCAAAAAGGCAAAGGGTTGA
- a CDS encoding beta-ketoacyl-[acyl-carrier-protein] synthase II: MTQVIHRVVVTGLGAVTPIGNTVAAYWNGLCSGRNGVAPITLFDASSHACRFAAEVKDFDPVGVLEPKESKRWDRFCQFGVVAAKEAIASANLSISATNAHRIGIIIGSGIGGLLTMESQAHVLEGKGPNRVSPFTVPMMIPNMATGLAAIALGAKGPSSAIATACAAGSNAIGDAFRLLQLGKADAMICGGAESAITPLGLAGFGSAKALSFRNDDPSTASRPFDAERDGFVIGEGSGMLVLETLDHAINRGAEVLAEVVGYGMTCDAHHITAPSPGGVGGAEAMRLALKDGDLSPSDIDYVNAHGTSTPANDSNETAAIRAALGKRSEQIPVSSTKSMTGHLLGGSGGIEAVACVLALRNSTVPPTINYRHPDPECDLDIVPNTARDLTLGTVLSNSFGFGGHNVCLAFRRPD; encoded by the coding sequence ATGACGCAGGTTATCCATCGCGTCGTGGTTACGGGTCTTGGTGCAGTTACACCAATTGGGAACACCGTTGCCGCTTATTGGAACGGCCTTTGCTCAGGGCGAAACGGTGTCGCACCAATTACGCTCTTTGACGCATCTTCTCACGCTTGTCGTTTCGCCGCTGAGGTTAAAGACTTCGATCCAGTGGGTGTGCTAGAGCCAAAGGAGTCAAAACGATGGGATCGATTCTGTCAGTTCGGTGTTGTGGCAGCCAAGGAGGCCATAGCCAGTGCTAACTTGTCTATTAGCGCCACAAATGCTCATCGCATCGGCATCATCATTGGCTCTGGTATTGGTGGCCTACTGACTATGGAAAGCCAAGCACACGTGCTGGAGGGCAAAGGACCAAACAGAGTCAGTCCCTTCACCGTACCAATGATGATTCCAAATATGGCGACTGGCCTGGCGGCAATCGCCCTTGGAGCAAAGGGACCTAGCTCGGCAATTGCCACAGCTTGTGCTGCCGGCTCTAATGCTATAGGTGATGCCTTCCGGCTTTTGCAGCTTGGCAAAGCTGATGCTATGATCTGCGGCGGAGCTGAGTCCGCCATCACTCCTCTAGGCTTAGCCGGATTTGGCAGTGCTAAAGCACTGTCTTTCCGAAATGATGATCCTTCAACTGCTAGCCGGCCATTTGATGCCGAACGCGATGGTTTTGTGATAGGCGAAGGATCTGGCATGTTAGTGCTAGAGACCCTAGACCATGCTATCAACCGTGGTGCTGAAGTACTTGCTGAGGTGGTTGGTTATGGTATGACTTGCGATGCTCACCACATCACAGCGCCATCACCTGGTGGAGTTGGTGGTGCTGAAGCTATGCGTTTAGCCCTCAAGGATGGCGATCTCTCGCCCTCAGATATCGATTATGTAAACGCACACGGTACTAGTACTCCTGCCAACGACAGCAACGAAACAGCTGCTATTCGGGCCGCTCTTGGTAAGCGGTCTGAACAAATACCAGTGAGTTCTACCAAGTCAATGACTGGTCATCTGTTGGGCGGCTCTGGAGGTATTGAAGCTGTGGCTTGTGTACTTGCCCTGCGTAACAGCACTGTCCCACCCACTATCAACTACCGCCACCCAGATCCAGAATGTGACCTGGATATTGTTCCCAACACTGCTCGTGATTTAACGCTGGGAACAGTACTCTCTAACTCTTTCGGATTTGGCGGCCACAACGTCTGTCTTGCCTTTCGACGCCCAGATTGA
- a CDS encoding transketolase: MVAAPVSLDTLCINSIRFLAVDAVNKSKSGHPGLPMGAAPMGYTLWHKFLRHNPKNPQWFNRDRFVLSAGHGCMLLYALLHLTGYDSVSIEDIKQFRQWGSKTPGHPETFETPGVEVTTGPLGAGISNAVGLAIAEAYLAAKFNKPGVKVVDHYTYAVMGDGCNQEGVASEACSLAGHLKLGKLIALYDDNRITIDGRTDLSFTEDVLKRYEAYGWHTQHVQDGNTDIDAITRAIEAAKEITDRPSIIKVTTTIGYGSPNKSDTAGVHGAALGEEEAALTRKQLGWDYGPFEVPQEAYDHYRQAIERGTKLEAEWERTLAAYRSKYSDEAAEFERMLRGELPQDWDRNLPTYVPGDKGLATRKHSQICLGALGPTLPELIGGSADLTHSNYTDIKGETGSFQSKTPEKRYLHFGVREHAMAAVLNGIAYHNSGLIPYGGTFLVFADYMRGSMRLSALSELGVIYVLTHDSIGVGEDGPTHQPIETIASLRAIPNLLVFRPGDGNETSGAYKVAVRNRKRPSALCLSRQDMPNQANSSVEKVNRGGYILEDCGGGGTPDLILIGTGTELDLCVQASRQLSAEAWKIRVVSMPCVELFEEQSNTYKEEVLPNAVRKRIVVEAAESFGWHRFIGLDGDSVSMSRFGASAPGGTCMEKFGFTVENVVAKARALLAG, translated from the coding sequence ATGGTCGCTGCGCCTGTTTCCCTCGACACGCTGTGCATCAACAGCATTCGCTTCCTCGCGGTAGATGCCGTTAACAAGTCTAAAAGCGGCCATCCCGGTCTACCGATGGGAGCAGCTCCTATGGGCTACACGCTCTGGCATAAGTTCCTAAGACACAATCCCAAAAACCCTCAATGGTTTAACCGGGATCGTTTCGTCCTCTCGGCTGGCCATGGCTGTATGCTGCTTTACGCACTGTTGCACCTCACTGGTTACGATTCAGTTTCAATAGAGGACATCAAGCAGTTTCGCCAGTGGGGATCCAAGACACCTGGCCACCCTGAGACGTTTGAGACACCTGGCGTAGAGGTGACGACTGGCCCTCTCGGAGCGGGAATCTCCAATGCTGTTGGACTTGCCATCGCTGAGGCATATCTGGCAGCTAAGTTCAACAAACCTGGAGTCAAAGTTGTCGATCACTACACCTATGCAGTCATGGGTGATGGCTGTAATCAGGAAGGTGTAGCATCAGAGGCTTGCTCCCTCGCTGGTCATCTAAAGCTGGGGAAACTAATCGCACTTTATGATGACAACCGCATAACTATCGATGGTAGAACTGACCTTTCCTTTACTGAGGATGTTCTGAAGCGCTATGAGGCCTATGGCTGGCATACTCAGCATGTACAGGACGGTAATACTGATATCGATGCAATTACTAGAGCAATTGAGGCTGCCAAGGAAATAACAGACCGACCCTCAATTATTAAAGTAACTACTACTATAGGCTATGGTTCACCCAACAAAAGCGACACTGCGGGTGTACACGGTGCAGCCTTGGGCGAAGAGGAAGCTGCCCTAACTCGTAAGCAGCTCGGATGGGATTATGGTCCTTTCGAGGTCCCTCAGGAGGCATATGACCATTATCGTCAGGCTATCGAGCGTGGCACCAAACTCGAAGCTGAATGGGAACGTACTCTAGCTGCTTACCGCAGCAAGTACTCTGACGAAGCTGCCGAGTTTGAGCGCATGCTGCGCGGTGAACTTCCTCAGGATTGGGACAGGAATCTACCCACTTATGTTCCTGGAGATAAAGGCCTGGCCACCCGTAAGCACTCACAGATTTGCTTGGGTGCTCTTGGCCCCACCCTGCCAGAGCTAATTGGTGGTTCTGCTGACCTGACCCATTCCAACTATACTGATATTAAAGGTGAGACAGGCTCATTCCAGTCTAAAACCCCTGAGAAACGCTACCTACACTTTGGAGTACGCGAGCATGCTATGGCTGCAGTACTCAATGGTATTGCTTATCACAACAGTGGCTTGATTCCTTATGGAGGTACATTCCTCGTATTTGCCGACTACATGCGCGGTTCAATGCGGCTCTCAGCCCTAAGTGAGCTGGGCGTAATTTATGTACTGACCCATGACTCTATTGGTGTTGGTGAAGATGGACCTACTCACCAACCAATTGAGACAATTGCATCACTGCGAGCCATACCAAATTTACTGGTGTTCCGCCCTGGTGACGGCAATGAAACTAGTGGCGCTTATAAAGTAGCTGTCCGGAACCGCAAGCGCCCCAGCGCTCTCTGTTTAAGTCGCCAAGATATGCCTAACCAGGCCAACTCTTCGGTTGAAAAGGTGAACCGTGGTGGATACATACTAGAAGATTGTGGTGGAGGTGGAACACCAGACCTCATCCTAATTGGCACAGGAACCGAGCTGGATCTATGTGTGCAAGCATCCAGGCAACTGAGTGCTGAAGCATGGAAAATACGTGTAGTCTCTATGCCTTGTGTTGAGCTCTTCGAGGAGCAGAGTAATACTTACAAAGAGGAAGTGCTCCCTAATGCTGTACGCAAGCGCATCGTAGTGGAAGCCGCGGAGTCTTTTGGCTGGCATCGCTTCATCGGCCTTGATGGTGATAGTGTCAGCATGAGTAGGTTTGGTGCTTCTGCTCCTGGTGGTACATGTATGGAGAAGTTTGGATTTACAGTCGAGAATGTGGTAGCGAAGGCAAGAGCACTACTTGCTGGTTAA
- a CDS encoding NAD-dependent epimerase/dehydratase family protein: MQVICNLITGGAGFLGSHLVDRLMYAGERVICLDNYSTGHTVNIAAWINHPRFRLVCHDVTEPIYLETNRIWHLACPASPTHYQFNPIKTAKTSFLGTYNMLELARCVRARLLLASTSEVYGNPKVHPQPEGYYGHVNTVGIRSCYDEGKRVAEALCFDYQRVHSTEIRVMRIFNTYGPRMSPDDGRVVSNFIFQALRGEPLTIYGDGSQTRSFCYVDDLVEGMIRLMNGSHTGPMNIGNPQEFTIRQLAELVRERINPNLSLVEKPLPQDDPLQRQPVIDLARQELGWFPQISLSEGLESTITWFRNATYISQGYS; encoded by the coding sequence ATGCAAGTTATATGCAACTTAATTACAGGTGGTGCTGGCTTCCTAGGATCTCATCTTGTTGACCGCTTAATGTATGCCGGTGAGAGAGTAATTTGTCTAGATAATTACTCCACTGGTCACACGGTCAATATTGCTGCCTGGATAAATCACCCTCGCTTTAGGTTGGTTTGCCACGATGTGACTGAGCCAATCTATCTAGAGACTAATCGCATCTGGCACCTAGCATGTCCAGCTTCGCCAACGCATTATCAGTTTAATCCTATCAAAACTGCTAAGACAAGTTTTCTAGGGACTTACAACATGCTGGAACTGGCAAGATGCGTTAGGGCTAGGCTGTTGTTAGCAAGTACTAGTGAGGTTTATGGTAATCCTAAAGTTCATCCACAGCCTGAGGGCTATTATGGCCATGTCAACACAGTAGGTATTCGCAGTTGCTATGATGAGGGCAAGCGTGTTGCTGAAGCTCTCTGTTTCGATTACCAACGCGTACACAGTACAGAGATACGGGTGATGCGCATTTTCAATACTTATGGTCCCCGCATGTCACCAGATGATGGGCGCGTGGTGAGCAACTTTATCTTCCAAGCTTTACGAGGCGAACCCCTAACAATCTATGGTGATGGTAGCCAAACTCGCTCATTCTGCTATGTAGATGACTTAGTCGAAGGTATGATTCGGCTCATGAATGGGTCACACACTGGACCAATGAATATTGGAAACCCACAGGAATTTACCATCCGTCAGCTTGCCGAATTAGTACGTGAGCGCATTAACCCTAATCTATCATTAGTCGAAAAGCCATTACCACAGGATGACCCTCTGCAACGTCAGCCTGTAATCGATCTAGCTCGGCAGGAGCTGGGCTGGTTTCCACAAATCTCACTTTCAGAAGGTTTAGAGTCTACGATTACTTGGTTTCGAAATGCTACATATATCTCTCAGGGCTATAGTTAA
- a CDS encoding phosphomethylpyrimidine synthase ThiC, which translates to MRASWVASRKGQANVSQMHYARQGVITEEMLHVAKREKLPESLVIEEVARGRMIVPANINHANLEPMAIGICSQCKVNANIGASPNASDAKEEVRKLQLAVKYGADTVMDLSTGGVNLDEVRTAIIEASSVPIGTVPVYQALESVHGSIERLSEDDFLHIIEKHCKQGVDYQTIHAGLLIEHLPLVKDRITGIVSRGGGILAQWMLYHYRQNPLYTRFDDICEIFKRYDCTFSLGDSLRPGCTHDASDAAQLAELKTLGKLTRRAWTHDVQVMVEGPGHVPMDQIEFNVRKQMEECDEAPFYVLGPLVTDIAPGYDHITSAIGAAMAGWHGTAMLCYVTPKEHLGLPNAEDVREGLIAYKIAAHAADIARHRPGARDRDDELSRARYSFDWNRQFELSLDPERARQYHDETLPSDIFKKAQFCSMCGPKHCPMQTKITEEDIQSLEKMLERHSNIATETAAVNLDCQP; encoded by the coding sequence ATGCGCGCCTCCTGGGTAGCTTCCCGCAAGGGCCAGGCCAATGTTTCGCAGATGCACTACGCCCGACAGGGTGTAATTACTGAGGAGATGCTTCACGTAGCAAAACGGGAGAAATTGCCCGAGTCACTGGTAATAGAGGAGGTTGCTCGAGGCCGAATGATTGTTCCTGCCAACATCAACCATGCTAACCTTGAACCGATGGCGATAGGTATTTGCTCACAATGCAAGGTTAACGCCAATATAGGTGCTTCTCCTAATGCATCAGATGCAAAAGAAGAGGTGCGCAAACTGCAGCTAGCTGTAAAGTATGGTGCTGACACTGTAATGGATCTCTCAACTGGTGGAGTCAATCTTGATGAGGTACGTACAGCAATTATCGAAGCTTCATCCGTCCCAATTGGTACGGTGCCTGTATATCAGGCGCTAGAAAGCGTTCATGGTTCCATTGAACGGCTCAGCGAAGATGACTTCCTTCACATTATTGAAAAGCACTGTAAACAAGGGGTTGACTACCAAACAATACACGCTGGCCTGCTAATAGAACACTTACCCCTCGTAAAAGACCGTATTACCGGTATTGTTAGTCGTGGTGGTGGTATATTAGCCCAATGGATGTTGTACCACTATAGACAAAATCCACTGTATACTCGTTTTGACGACATCTGCGAGATCTTTAAACGCTACGACTGCACTTTCTCACTTGGGGACTCCTTGCGCCCAGGCTGTACGCATGATGCATCTGATGCTGCACAGCTGGCGGAATTGAAAACTCTTGGCAAATTGACCCGCCGTGCCTGGACACATGATGTACAAGTGATGGTTGAGGGACCTGGCCATGTACCTATGGATCAGATCGAGTTCAATGTCAGGAAACAGATGGAGGAGTGTGATGAAGCTCCCTTTTATGTGTTGGGTCCCCTGGTTACCGATATCGCGCCTGGCTATGACCATATAACATCAGCAATCGGGGCTGCTATGGCCGGCTGGCATGGGACAGCAATGCTCTGCTATGTAACACCAAAGGAGCACCTAGGCTTGCCAAATGCTGAAGATGTGCGTGAGGGACTGATTGCTTATAAAATAGCTGCTCATGCTGCCGATATTGCTCGTCACCGCCCTGGTGCCCGAGACCGCGATGATGAACTAAGTCGTGCCCGCTACAGCTTTGACTGGAATCGCCAGTTCGAACTATCGCTAGATCCTGAGAGGGCAAGACAGTACCATGATGAGACACTGCCATCAGATATCTTTAAGAAAGCCCAATTCTGCTCGATGTGTGGCCCGAAACATTGCCCGATGCAAACTAAAATCACTGAGGAAGATATTCAGAGCCTAGAAAAAATGCTCGAAAGACATAGTAACATAGCTACTGAGACAGCCGCTGTCAATCTAGATTGCCAACCATAA